From the Tribolium castaneum strain GA2 chromosome 2, icTriCast1.1, whole genome shotgun sequence genome, one window contains:
- the LOC662390 gene encoding peroxisomal membrane protein 2 has protein sequence MVLSKPLFNALGFYFEQLFNHPIRTKAITCCVIATAGNYASQCISGNKVLNQHSLLAYGIFGLLFGGTIPHYFYAWLERVVPEEAAFPIAKKLFLERLIYSPLYQAFTLYVLARLEGKSHEGALDQLQSLYWSVLSSSWKYLTVIHLLNLSVVPPMLRVFIINLVGFFWTIYIANKRRQQAKRDK, from the exons atggtCCTCTCGAAGCCGTTATTCAACGCTTTAGGTTTTTATTTCGAGCAGCTATTCAATCACCCGATTCGAACCAAAGCAATTACATG CTGTGTCATAGCCACTGCCGGGAACTACGCCTCGCAATGCATCTCCGGGAATAAGGTCCTCAACCAGCACAGCCTCCTGGCTTATGGCATTTTCGG CTTGCTCTTTGGGGGCACCATCCCGCACTATTTCTACGCGTGGTTGGAGCGGGTGGTCCCCGAGGAGGCGGCGTTCCCCATCGCCAAGAAGCTGTTCCTCGAAAGACTGATTTATTCGCCTTTGTACCAAGCGTTTACGTTGTACGTTCTGGCACGGTTGGAGGGCAAAAGCCACGAGGGGGCCCTCGACCAGTTGCAAAGCCTGTACTGGAGCGTCCTTTCGTCGAGTTGGAAGTATCTCACCGTCATACATTTGCTCAATTTGAGCGTTGTGCCCCCGATG CTGAGGGTCTTTATCATTAATCTTGTGGGATTTTTCTGGACGATTTATATTGCCAATAAGAGGCGTCAACAAGCCAAGCGGGATAAATAA
- the LOC100142393 gene encoding cystic fibrosis transmembrane conductance regulator: MESVLKAERKKKINTKSFFSGFVRNEHLCELPESLKSRFLSEKLEKLWFGLKPKKKKPSIIEPLLKCHFLTYFFLGLTQLIVKTLLIVGYPFLIDRFFGISLVVLFLLETAYDQWYMFKLKILQLQVETALCGLIYRKSLKLPQVPFGKILTFMTKDCHNLNTSLRRANDVWIYTLQSIFLIYLIFRNVGLAVLVPLFCFLIILPQQIRLALKSKILKTKLLQTTDSRFKLAQTVLPGIKSVKLNKAEAYFGEKLHKIRLEEVGFTHKLFLLKFLIASNASLWICASFFPWTAIFLKDTSLAVIFYLFQIYQILGHVLLSTVPFSISQSAQTLATIARIDDFLQSGEVPPKAQAFNKTPQITLKGVTVAVNRETVLRDISLDLRAGLHQVIGAVGSGKSFLLKTILGECRPIRGEVLVQGSCSYSAQKPWVFASTVRENIVFGENFDEGRYNRVLHVCSLQKLDLDTVQSLSQGQKAKINLARAIYKNCDVYLLDDPLAGLDYATRRLIFQKCAAFLRGKLVIFAAREMYDCANCVVLEKGKIICFEKFDTINENFDHQCPEGTIEEDSVENASEETQLLAKPLLGIFFEEKIKLGRVDLKVYKKWTKTSGFPLFIFVIFLVACLPPMAKIFDSSLTSWNTAQTERKNVITRHIALFTIYLIFVVLSTVVFLIFAKKASIKLHKLLSQAVLNADLAFFDKNLSGQILGRFSHDLLVSDEVLPFLFYDSCQTLFSAIGGMIGLILVQKIFIVGVILLIFGVATLRRKFLSVATDLKRLEATAKSSIIDYFNSSVVGLATIRARNNNSLFHQEFETRLDLYTSASFTYLCTKSIFFISFNLLVSVFLGVTVTRFLEPPVIQAALFAVQILRKGLLKWTEFETNLVSVERILNYSDQGKIKSKIDKIPFGISPKAKLGIMGESGAGKTALLFTLVARHGKVSGFSEDSIFFQSTVRENVDPFRKHRDAEIRSVLKTLNFNRFVFDLDEELFDLSEGQKELICLARLVLDNSDFVIIDNPSVFLDLELFSGRTVVVVSHNPRILEQCDKIVFLSGNGVWCVA, encoded by the exons ATGGAAAGTGTGTTAAAAGCCGAAcggaaaaagaaaattaacacaaaaagTTTCTTTTC GGGTTTCGTGAGAAATGAGCACTTGTGTGAATTACCAGAGAGTTTAAAATCGAGGTTTTTGAGTGAGAAATTGGAAAAGCTTTGGTTTGGTTTGAaaccaaaaaagaaaaagcctTCAATCATTGAGCCGCTCTTAAAATGTCATTTCTTGACTTACTTTTTCTTAGGTCTGACTCAATTAATCGTTAAAACTTTGTTAAT TGTTGGGTACCCTTTCCTTATTGACAGATTTTTCGGCATTTCATtggttgttttatttcttttggaAACTGCCTACGACCAGTGGTATATGtttaaactcaaaattttgcaattacaaGTCGAAACGGCCCTTTGTGGCCTCATTTACCGCAAAAGTCTAAAGCTGCCCCAAGTGCCTTTCggcaaaattttgacttttatgACAAAGGATTGCCACAATCTTAACACTTCTCTACGAAGAGCAAACGACGTCTGGATCTATACTTTGCAGTcaattttcttgatttatttgatttttagaaATGTTGGTTTGGCGGTTTTAGTGCCATTGTTCTGTTTCCTAATCATACTACCACAGCAGA TCCGCTTGGCCctcaaatcaaaaattttgaaaacgaaATTGTTGCAAACAACAGATAGCCGGTTCAAACTCGCTCAAACCGTCCTACCCGGCATAAAATCGGTGAAATTGAACAAGGCGGAGGCGTATTTCGGGGAAAAACTCCACAAAATTCGACT GGAGGAGGTCGGTTTCACTCACAAACTCTTCCTCCTCAAGTTCCTGATCGCCTCAAACGCCAGTCTCTGGATTTGCGCCAGTTTCTTCCCCTGGACGGCCATCTTCCTCAAAGACACGTCCCTGGCCGTGATTTTCTACCTCTTCCAGATTTACCAAATTTTGGGACACGTGCTTTTATCAACCGTGCCGTTTTCCATAAGTCAGAGTGCGCAAACTTTGGCCACCATCGCGCGAATCGACGATTTTTTGCAATCGGGGGAAGTACCACCAAAAGCACAAGCGTTTAACAAAACTCCACAAATAACCCTAAAAGGGGTGACAGTGGCCGTGAATAGGGAAACCGTCCTTCGCGACATTAGCCTTGATCTCAGGGCGGGTCTACACCAagtaattggcgcagtcggtagtGGCAAAAGTTTCCTTTTGAAAACCATTCTTGGCGAGTGCCGACCAATCAGAGGCGAGGTTTTGGTTCAAGGTTCGTGCTCTTATTCGGCGCAAAAACCTTGGGTTTTTGCCTCCACGGTGCGGGAAAATATCGTATTTGGGGAAAATTTTGATGAGGGGAGGTATAATAGGGTTTTGCACGTTTGTAGTCTCCAAAAACTGGACTTGGACACGGTTCAAAGTTTGAGTCAGGGGCAAAAAGCCAAGATTAACTTGGCGAGAGctatttacaaaaactgtGATGTTTACTTACTCGACGACCCTTTGGCTGGTTTGGATTATGCGACCAGGAggttgatttttcaaaaatgtgccGCATTTCTTCGAGGGAAACTTGTGATTTTCGCAGCGAGGGAAATGTACGACTGTGCGAATTGTGTGGTTTTGGAGAAgggaaaaataatatgttttgaaaagtttgatacaataaacgaaaattttgACCACCAGTGCCCCGAAGGAACAATTGAGGAAGACAGTGTCGAAAACGCGAGCGAGGAAACTCAATTGTTGGCGAAACCTTTGCTCGGGATTTTTTttgaggaaaaaattaaactcggGAGAGTtgatttaaaagtttacaagaAGTGGACCAAAACAAGCGGTTTTCCGCTCTtcatttttgtcatttttctaGTGGCTTGTTTGCCACCAATggccaaaatttttgactcGTCTTTAACTTCCTGGAACACCGCTCAAACCGAGCGAAAGAATGTCATAACGAGACATATCGCTCTATTTACGATCTATCTCATTTTCGTCGTACTTTCCACTGTTGTGTTCctcatttttgccaaaaaggCCTCAATCAAGCTTCATAAATTATTGTCACAAGCCGTATTAAACGCCGATTTGGCGTTTTTTGACAAGAATCTAAGTGGGCAAATTTTGGGTCGATTTTCGCACGATTTGCTCGTTTCGGACGAAGTTTTACCGTTCTTGTTTTACGACTCATGTcag ACATTGTTTAGCGCAATAGGGGGCATGATTGGGCTAATTttggtacaaaaaatatttatagtgggTGTTATACTTCTTATTTTTGGTGTCGCAACTTTGCGAAGAAAATTTCTTTCGGTTGCGACTGACTTGAAACGACTGGAGGCCACAG ccaAAAGTTcaattattgattattttaactCAAGTGTAGTTGGATTGGCAACAATAAGGGCCAGAAACAACAATTCTTTGTTCCACCAAGAGTTCGAAACCCGGCTCGATTTGTACACATCTGCCTCTTTTACGTATTTGTGTaccaaaagtattttttttatttccttcaaTTTACTTGTTTCGGTCTTCCTTGGTGTAACAGTCACCCGATTTTTGG AGCCACCTGTTATACAAGCTGCCCTTTTTGCCGTCCAAATTTTGCGCAAGGGGTTGTTAAAATGGACCGAATTCGAAACAAACTTAGTTTCAGTGGAGCGAATTTTGAACTATTCTGATCAGGGAAAAATCAAAtcgaaaatcgacaaaattccATTCGGAATTTCCCCTAAAGCAAAACTTGGCATAATGGGCGAGAGTGGGGCCGGAAAAACAGCCCTACTTTTCACGCTAGTCGCTCGGCATGGAAAAGTTTCAGGTTTTTCAGaagactcgattttttttcagtcaaCAGTGCGCGAAAACGTTGATCCGTTTAGAAAACACAGAGATGCAGAAATTCGGAGcgttttgaaaactttgaatTTCAATAGATTTGTCTTTGATTTGGACGAAGAATTGTTTGATCTCAGTGAGGGACAAAAAGAATTGATTTGCCTGGCAAGGCTAGTCTTGGACAATAGTGATTTCGTAATCATTGACAATCCTAGTGTTTTTCTCGACCTCGAACTTTTCTCGGGCCGTACTGTTGTAGTCGTTAGTCACAATCCCCGGATCTTGGAACAGTGtgacaaaattgtgtttttgtcCGGAAATGGTGTATGGTGTGTTGCATAA